In Topomyia yanbarensis strain Yona2022 chromosome 2, ASM3024719v1, whole genome shotgun sequence, one DNA window encodes the following:
- the LOC131684195 gene encoding uncharacterized protein LOC131684195 translates to MNNSIFLILLAFASCSQALDWFLLTQQNYAAIQSGLSQLNAAAALMNRSMVEQQNLAVAAVASLTVHMNRSLVDLRYRYPATNLTTDRLYSTAYYTGYVRSTTDQFRQSVTNNVMVPAQVIVRNILDAMSDLFSDWNRHCAETYAPNLVQPSISVGRLKDCLITNIPFFRGLTAATQLLLNYAKASVDSTMAQVQLCSPDSSNCLAKFFNDLPDQLNNIINSVGNLYGTPSMFSQSAVARNQECVALITTDIQETIQQIKTNVTVCASGR, encoded by the exons ATGAACAATTCCATCTTCTTGATCCTGCTAGCCTTCGCATCATGTTCCCAGGCATTGGATTGGTTCTTATTGACGCAGCAAAACTATGCAGCCATCCAATCGGGATTATCGCAACTGAATGCAGCCGCCGCGCTTATGAATCGATCAATGGTCGAACAGCAGAACCTTGCCGTAGCTGCTGTCGCTAGTCTGACAGTGCACATGAACAGGTCGCTTGTTGATTTGAGATATCGTTATCCAGCTACGAATTTGACAACCGATAGGCTGTATAGTACAGCGTACTATACTGGTTACGTGAGATCAACCACCGACCAGTTTCGCCAGTCAGTGACCAACAACGTAATGGTTCCCGCCCAGGTGATCGTACGGAACATTCTGGATGCAATGAGTGATTTGTTTAGTGATTGGAACAGACACTGTGCAGAAACATATGCCCCTAATTTAGTGCAGCCTTCGATTTCGGTGGGTCGTTTGAAGGATTGCCTCATCACGAATATTCCTTTCTTCCGGGGGTTGACCGCAGCCACCCAGCTGCTACTTAATTACGCGAAGGCTTCCGTGGATTCAACGATGGCTCAGGTGCAGCTCTGTTCGCCGGATTCATCAAACTGCTTAGCCAAG ttCTTCAACGATTTGCCTGATCAGTTAAATAACATTATAAACAGTGTTGGAAATCTGTATGGAACACCATCGATGTTTTCTCAGTCTGCAGTTGCAAGGAATCAGGAATGTGTTGCTCTGATTACCACGGACATACAGGAAACCATTCAGCAAATTAAGACCAACGTCACCGTTTGTGCAAGTGGCCGTTAG